In one Bacteroidales bacterium WCE2004 genomic region, the following are encoded:
- a CDS encoding glutamate synthase (NADPH/NADH) large chain: MKYGLYDKASEHDACGVGMVVNIRGDKTHELVDNALTVLENMSHRGAEGADGKSGDGAGIMVQIPHEFILLQGIPVPEKGRYGTGLVFLPKDASKRDRILESVRAEVECEGCKLSHIREVPVNSACLGEEAAKGEPYTAQLFVTSAEFIEEADFERKLYRIRKHVERLGEDCYICSLSTRNIVYKGMLTSRQLREYYTDLTSQWFTSAMAIVHSRFSTNTFPQWSLAQPFRMLCHNGEINTIRGNRSWMQARQSVLNSGALGDISDLTPIVQPDMSDSASLDNALEFLTQSGLSLPQAVAVLMPESFDETNPISEDLRAFYEYHSILMEPWDGPATLLFSDGRYAGGILDRNGLRPGRYTITKRGFLVVASEVGVLDFDPTEIECKGRLEPGKMLLVDTKEGKIWYDAEIKEKLASEHPYRKWLSAGRIQLEDLHSGRKIEHNEADLLHKEILFGCTAEDVENALKPMCEKGIEPTSSMGNDTPLAVLTERPQSFFNYFRQQFAQVTNPPIDSIREQMVMSLFEYIGRVGTGILTPDEDNCKMVRLPHPILTNTQLDLLCNIRYKGFNTVKLPILFEVSADPAAAAANLRRALSGLCRKAEKCVDDGVNYIILSDRDVDEKHAPIPSLLAVSAVHHHLIATGKRVQTALIVESGEIRETMHAALLLGYGASAINPYLSFAIISSLAHGGKIQLNYATARTNYIEAMKKGLLKIMAKMGISTIRSYRGARIFESIGLEEGLLREYFGTDRSTIGGIGLETIARDAMYFHAQAYAGAAHADFLPNVGQFHYRKGGIPHAWNPETISALQIATRLGSYKKFKEFTAAVDGKADQLFLRDLLDFKRGKAVSVDEVESVESIVKRFVVSAMSFGALSIEAHEAIALAMNRLGSRSNTGEGGEDNERYHSAVDGVSLSSKTKQVASGRFGVTAEYLVNAEEIQIKVAQGAKPGEGGQLPGFKVNAIIAKTRNSIPGISLISPPPHHDIYSIEDLSQLIFDLKNVNPAAAISVKLVSESGVGTIAAGVAKAKADLIVVSGAEGGTGASPASSMRFAGISPEIGLAEAQQTLVRNGLRSQVRLQVDGQLKTGRDVVLMSLLGADEFGFGTLPLIVLGCVMMRKCSLNTCPTGVATQDPELRKHFLGKADYLVNYFTYLAQEVREYLAEMGYTKLSDIIGHTELLVRKPDPQGSKASRVDLSRLLFREQGASCWAGGPLHALAPVRDLEIIKAAQPAIEWKEEISLEYPIANTDRAVCTMLSGRIAAKYGAEGLPDSTLNIKFKGSAGQSFCAFLAAGVNVRLEGEANDYVGKGLSGGRVAIRPSARATFKAEDNIIAGNTCLYGATGGEMYVAGRAGQRFAVRNSGAKAVVEGAGDHCCEYMTGGRVVVLGPVGRNFAAGMSGGVAYVYDPSHTFDYYCNLDMVEISLVDDKLDRKELHELVRQHYLYTGSALARTLLDDWTRSVDDFIKVIPIEYKHVLEQERLRSLAEKVQHLQIQY; the protein is encoded by the coding sequence ATGAAATACGGTTTATACGACAAGGCGTCGGAGCACGACGCCTGTGGGGTCGGTATGGTCGTTAACATCCGTGGCGACAAGACCCACGAGCTGGTGGACAACGCCCTGACGGTGCTCGAGAACATGAGCCACCGCGGGGCCGAGGGCGCCGACGGAAAATCGGGCGACGGGGCCGGCATCATGGTCCAGATCCCCCATGAATTCATCCTCCTGCAGGGCATTCCCGTCCCGGAGAAGGGACGCTACGGCACCGGCCTGGTGTTCCTGCCCAAGGACGCCTCCAAGCGTGACCGCATCCTGGAATCCGTGCGCGCGGAAGTGGAATGCGAAGGCTGCAAGCTCAGCCACATCCGGGAGGTCCCGGTCAATTCCGCCTGCCTCGGCGAGGAGGCCGCGAAGGGGGAGCCGTACACGGCCCAGCTCTTCGTGACCAGCGCCGAGTTCATCGAGGAAGCAGATTTCGAGCGCAAGCTCTACCGCATCCGCAAGCACGTGGAGCGGCTCGGCGAGGACTGCTACATCTGCTCGCTGTCCACCCGCAACATCGTGTACAAGGGTATGCTGACGAGCCGCCAGCTGCGCGAATACTACACGGACCTGACGAGCCAGTGGTTCACGAGCGCGATGGCGATCGTCCATTCCCGTTTCTCCACGAACACCTTCCCGCAGTGGAGCCTGGCGCAGCCGTTCCGCATGCTCTGCCACAACGGCGAGATCAACACCATCCGCGGCAACCGCAGCTGGATGCAGGCGCGCCAGAGCGTGCTCAACTCCGGCGCGCTGGGCGACATCTCCGACCTCACGCCGATCGTGCAGCCGGACATGAGCGACTCCGCCAGCCTCGACAACGCGCTGGAATTCCTGACCCAGAGCGGCCTCAGCCTCCCGCAGGCCGTGGCCGTGCTGATGCCGGAGAGCTTCGACGAGACCAACCCGATCTCCGAGGACCTGCGCGCGTTCTATGAATACCATTCCATCCTGATGGAGCCCTGGGACGGCCCGGCCACGCTGCTCTTCAGCGACGGCCGCTACGCCGGCGGCATCCTCGACCGCAACGGCCTGCGTCCGGGCCGCTACACCATCACCAAGCGCGGCTTCCTGGTCGTGGCGAGCGAGGTGGGCGTGCTGGACTTCGACCCGACGGAGATCGAGTGCAAGGGCCGTCTGGAGCCGGGCAAGATGCTGCTCGTGGACACGAAGGAGGGCAAGATCTGGTACGATGCCGAGATCAAGGAGAAGCTCGCTTCGGAGCATCCCTACCGCAAGTGGCTCTCCGCCGGCCGCATCCAGCTGGAAGACCTCCACAGCGGCCGCAAGATCGAGCACAACGAGGCCGACCTCCTGCACAAGGAGATCCTGTTCGGCTGCACGGCGGAGGACGTCGAGAACGCCCTCAAGCCGATGTGCGAGAAGGGCATCGAGCCCACCTCCTCGATGGGCAACGACACCCCGCTGGCCGTGCTGACCGAGCGCCCGCAGAGCTTCTTCAACTATTTCCGCCAGCAGTTCGCCCAGGTGACCAATCCGCCCATCGACTCCATCCGCGAGCAGATGGTGATGTCGTTGTTCGAGTATATCGGACGCGTGGGCACGGGCATCCTGACCCCGGACGAGGACAACTGCAAGATGGTGCGCCTGCCGCATCCGATCCTGACCAACACCCAGCTTGACCTGCTCTGCAACATCCGTTACAAGGGCTTCAACACCGTCAAGCTGCCGATCCTCTTCGAAGTGTCGGCCGATCCCGCCGCGGCGGCGGCCAACCTGCGCCGCGCCCTGTCCGGCCTCTGCCGCAAGGCGGAGAAATGCGTGGACGACGGCGTCAACTACATCATCCTGTCGGACCGCGACGTGGACGAGAAACACGCGCCCATCCCTTCGCTGCTGGCCGTCAGCGCGGTGCACCACCACCTGATCGCCACCGGCAAGCGCGTGCAGACGGCGCTGATCGTCGAGAGCGGCGAGATCCGCGAGACGATGCATGCCGCGCTGCTGCTCGGCTACGGCGCCTCCGCCATCAACCCGTACCTCTCGTTCGCCATCATCTCGAGCCTGGCGCACGGCGGCAAGATCCAGCTCAACTACGCCACGGCCCGCACCAACTACATCGAGGCGATGAAGAAGGGCCTGCTCAAGATCATGGCCAAGATGGGCATCTCCACGATCCGCTCCTACCGCGGCGCCCGCATCTTCGAGAGCATCGGCCTCGAGGAGGGCCTGCTGCGCGAATATTTCGGCACCGACCGTTCGACCATCGGCGGCATCGGCCTGGAGACCATCGCCCGCGACGCGATGTACTTCCATGCACAGGCGTATGCAGGCGCCGCGCATGCCGATTTCCTGCCCAACGTGGGCCAGTTCCATTACCGCAAGGGCGGCATCCCGCACGCGTGGAATCCCGAGACGATCTCCGCGCTGCAGATCGCCACGCGCCTGGGCAGCTACAAGAAATTCAAGGAATTCACGGCCGCCGTGGACGGCAAGGCCGACCAGCTCTTCCTGCGCGACCTGCTGGACTTCAAGCGCGGCAAGGCCGTCTCCGTCGACGAGGTGGAGAGCGTGGAGTCCATCGTGAAGCGCTTCGTGGTCAGCGCCATGAGTTTCGGCGCCTTGAGCATCGAGGCCCACGAGGCCATCGCCCTGGCGATGAACCGCCTCGGCTCGCGCTCCAATACGGGCGAGGGCGGCGAGGACAACGAGCGCTACCACAGCGCGGTGGACGGCGTGTCGCTGTCCAGCAAGACCAAGCAGGTGGCGTCCGGCCGCTTCGGCGTGACGGCGGAATACCTCGTCAACGCCGAGGAGATCCAGATCAAGGTCGCCCAGGGCGCGAAGCCCGGCGAGGGCGGCCAGCTGCCGGGATTCAAGGTCAACGCCATCATCGCCAAGACCCGCAACTCCATCCCGGGCATCTCCCTGATCTCCCCGCCGCCGCATCACGACATCTACTCCATCGAGGACCTCTCGCAGCTGATCTTCGACCTCAAGAACGTCAACCCGGCCGCCGCCATCAGCGTCAAGCTGGTGTCCGAGAGCGGCGTGGGCACGATCGCCGCCGGCGTGGCCAAGGCCAAGGCCGACCTGATCGTCGTGTCCGGCGCCGAGGGCGGCACCGGCGCATCTCCGGCATCTTCGATGCGCTTCGCGGGCATCAGCCCGGAGATCGGCCTGGCCGAGGCCCAGCAGACGCTGGTCCGCAACGGCCTGCGCAGCCAGGTCCGCCTGCAGGTGGACGGCCAGCTCAAGACCGGCCGCGACGTCGTCCTGATGTCGCTGCTCGGCGCCGACGAGTTCGGCTTCGGCACCCTGCCGCTGATCGTGCTCGGCTGCGTGATGATGCGCAAGTGCAGCCTCAATACCTGCCCCACGGGCGTGGCCACGCAGGATCCCGAACTGCGCAAGCATTTCCTCGGCAAGGCCGACTACCTCGTCAACTACTTCACCTACCTGGCCCAGGAAGTGCGGGAATACCTCGCCGAGATGGGCTACACGAAGCTTTCCGACATCATCGGCCACACGGAGCTGCTCGTCCGCAAACCGGACCCGCAGGGCTCCAAGGCCTCGCGCGTGGACCTGTCCCGCCTGCTCTTCCGCGAGCAGGGCGCTTCCTGCTGGGCCGGCGGCCCGCTGCACGCCCTGGCGCCGGTGCGCGACCTGGAGATCATCAAGGCTGCCCAGCCCGCCATCGAATGGAAGGAGGAGATCAGCCTGGAGTATCCCATCGCCAACACCGACCGTGCGGTCTGCACGATGCTCAGCGGCCGCATCGCGGCCAAATACGGCGCTGAGGGCCTGCCTGACTCGACCCTGAACATCAAGTTCAAGGGCTCGGCGGGCCAGAGCTTCTGCGCCTTCCTCGCCGCAGGCGTCAACGTGCGCCTGGAAGGCGAGGCCAACGACTATGTGGGCAAGGGCCTGAGCGGTGGCCGGGTGGCCATCCGCCCGTCCGCGCGCGCCACGTTCAAGGCGGAGGACAACATCATCGCCGGCAACACCTGCCTCTACGGCGCCACGGGCGGCGAGATGTACGTCGCCGGCCGGGCGGGCCAGCGCTTCGCGGTCCGCAACTCCGGCGCCAAGGCCGTGGTGGAAGGCGCGGGCGACCACTGCTGCGAATACATGACGGGCGGCCGCGTGGTCGTCCTGGGCCCCGTGGGCCGCAACTTCGCCGCGGGCATGTCCGGCGGCGTGGCCTATGTCTACGACCCTTCGCACACCTTCGATTACTACTGCAACCTCGACATGGTCGAAATCTCCCTGGTGGACGACAAGCTCGACCGCAAGGAGCTGCACGAACTGGTCCGCCAGCACTACCTCTACACGGGTTCCGCCCTGGCGCGGACCCTGCTGGACGACTGGACCCGTTCGGTGGACGACTTCATCAAGGTCATCCCGATCGAATACAAGCACGTCCTCGAGCAGGAGCGCCTGCGCAGCCTGGCAGAGAAAGTCCAACACCTCCAAATCCAATATTGA
- a CDS encoding glutamine synthetase: MDRFDLVKESFEKKEVPAEVPAGKTSEYFGELVFDRKKMCKYLDADSLHALLDCIEGGKSLDRKTADGVARGMKEWAMEHGVTHVTHWFQPLTEGTAEKHDSLIDYDGKGGVIETFDGKMLAQQEPDASSFPNGGIRATFEARGYTAWDPTSPVFILDDTLCIPTIFISYTGEALDYKTPLKKALKAVSDAAVPICKLFDPGVSKVYSYLGWEQEYFLVDEALYAARTDLMITGRTLFGHNSSKNQQLDDHYFGSIPPRVAAFMRDLEIAGHRLGIPLKTRHNEVAPNQFELAPIYGETNLANDQNQIIMNLMNRIARKHGFVVLLHEKPFDGVNGSGKHNNWSLGTDKGTQLLAPGKDAKGNLQFVTFFVNVLAAVQKHNALLKASIASATNAHRLGANEAPPAIVSAFLGRTMTEVLHKLLEVPSDTPIEIAGKKGKSLGLVEIPEIFVDNTDRNRTSPFAFTGNRFEFRAVGSCANCAGAMTTLNAAVAEQLIAFKADVEKELAAGKKTNVAVMDALKPIIKSVIDTVCFDGNGYTEEWKKEAARRGLDVETNVPKMFTEFTKPASVEMFTKTGVYSKKELEARNEVKWETYTKKVQIESRVMVRMAINHIIPAALEYKAKLLQEVALAKSIYGDVESCATELQILDTINKYVEEVRVKTRAMKDARKAANAIEDEYKRALAYHEIAESLYDLRKPIDKLEEVVDNKMWPLPKYRELLFIS, from the coding sequence ATGGACAGATTTGATTTAGTCAAGGAATCCTTCGAGAAGAAGGAAGTTCCGGCCGAGGTCCCGGCAGGCAAGACCTCCGAGTATTTTGGAGAGTTGGTTTTTGACCGCAAGAAGATGTGCAAGTATCTCGATGCGGACAGCCTCCACGCGCTGCTCGACTGCATCGAGGGCGGCAAGTCCCTGGACCGCAAGACTGCCGACGGCGTGGCCCGCGGCATGAAGGAGTGGGCCATGGAGCACGGTGTGACCCATGTCACCCACTGGTTCCAGCCGCTGACCGAGGGCACGGCCGAGAAGCACGATTCCCTGATTGACTATGACGGCAAGGGCGGCGTCATCGAGACCTTCGACGGCAAGATGCTCGCACAGCAGGAGCCTGACGCTTCGTCCTTCCCGAACGGCGGCATCCGCGCCACCTTCGAAGCCCGTGGTTACACCGCCTGGGATCCGACCTCCCCGGTCTTCATCCTGGACGACACCCTCTGCATCCCGACGATCTTCATTTCCTATACCGGCGAGGCGCTCGACTACAAGACCCCGCTCAAGAAGGCCCTCAAGGCCGTCAGCGACGCCGCCGTGCCCATCTGCAAGCTCTTCGACCCGGGCGTGAGCAAGGTCTATTCCTACCTCGGCTGGGAGCAGGAGTACTTCCTCGTGGACGAGGCGCTCTATGCCGCCCGCACGGACCTGATGATCACCGGCCGCACCCTGTTCGGCCACAACTCTTCCAAGAACCAGCAGCTGGACGACCACTACTTCGGTTCCATCCCGCCGCGCGTGGCCGCTTTCATGCGTGACCTCGAGATCGCCGGCCACCGCCTCGGCATTCCCCTGAAGACCCGCCACAACGAAGTGGCCCCCAACCAGTTCGAGCTCGCTCCGATCTACGGTGAGACCAACCTCGCCAACGACCAGAACCAGATCATCATGAACCTGATGAACCGCATCGCCCGCAAGCACGGCTTCGTGGTGCTCCTGCACGAGAAGCCCTTCGACGGGGTCAACGGTTCCGGCAAGCACAACAACTGGTCGCTCGGCACCGACAAGGGCACGCAGCTGCTCGCTCCCGGCAAGGACGCCAAGGGCAACCTGCAGTTCGTCACCTTCTTCGTCAACGTGCTCGCGGCCGTGCAGAAGCACAACGCCCTGCTGAAGGCCTCCATCGCCAGCGCGACCAACGCCCACCGTCTGGGCGCCAACGAGGCGCCGCCCGCAATCGTGTCCGCCTTCCTGGGCCGCACGATGACCGAGGTGCTGCACAAGCTCCTGGAAGTCCCTTCCGACACCCCGATCGAGATCGCGGGCAAGAAGGGCAAGAGCCTCGGCCTGGTGGAGATCCCGGAGATCTTCGTGGACAACACCGACCGCAACCGCACCTCGCCGTTCGCCTTCACCGGCAACCGCTTCGAGTTCCGCGCCGTCGGCTCCTGCGCCAACTGCGCCGGCGCGATGACCACGCTCAACGCCGCCGTGGCCGAGCAGCTCATCGCCTTCAAGGCGGACGTCGAGAAGGAGCTCGCCGCCGGCAAGAAGACCAACGTCGCCGTCATGGACGCCCTTAAGCCCATCATCAAGTCCGTGATCGACACCGTCTGCTTCGACGGTAACGGCTACACGGAGGAGTGGAAGAAAGAAGCGGCGCGCCGCGGCCTCGACGTGGAGACCAACGTGCCGAAGATGTTCACCGAATTCACCAAACCCGCTTCCGTGGAGATGTTCACCAAGACGGGTGTCTATAGCAAGAAGGAACTCGAGGCCCGCAACGAGGTGAAGTGGGAGACCTACACCAAGAAGGTCCAGATCGAATCCCGCGTGATGGTCCGCATGGCCATCAACCACATCATCCCCGCCGCGCTCGAGTACAAGGCCAAGCTCCTGCAGGAGGTCGCCCTGGCGAAGAGCATCTACGGCGACGTCGAATCCTGCGCCACCGAGCTGCAGATCCTCGACACGATCAACAAGTATGTGGAGGAAGTGCGTGTCAAGACCCGCGCGATGAAGGACGCCCGCAAGGCGGCCAACGCCATCGAGGACGAGTACAAGCGCGCCCTCGCATACCACGAGATCGCCGAGAGCCTGTACGACCTGCGCAAGCCGATCGACAAGCTCGAGGAAGTGGTCGACAACAAGATGTGGCCGCTGCCGAAGTATCGTGAATTGTTGTTTATCAGCTAG
- a CDS encoding glutamate synthase (NADPH/NADH) small chain has protein sequence MGDYKAFLTIPRKEAGYRPVHDRIQDFGEVEQTLNEGDRRLQASRCMDCGVPFCNWACPLGNRPPEWNDAVYKGDFELAYRLLNATNDFPEFTGRVCPALCEKACVLNLTMHEPTTNRENEAAITEIAYRENYVRPVSPERNGRKVAVIGAGPAGLAAANRLNRKGYTVTVFEKNEKAGGLLRFGIPNFKLNKAVIDRRIAVMEQEGISFRYGAEVAPDALPKGFDAYVIATGTPTARDLSVPGRELKGVHFALELLAQQNRVLYGTEVAAKDRVTCKGKNVLVIGGGDTGSDCIGTAHRQGCKSVMQIEIMPKPPVGPDDPANPWPNWPRTLKTSSSHEEGCERRWNINTLRFLGENGQLTGVEIQPIDWKPNPEGGRPLMVTAGEPEVVKAEIVLLAMGFLKPQLPEVGENVFFAGDVQSGASLVVRAMASGHAAADALDAYCKKLK, from the coding sequence ATGGGAGACTACAAAGCATTTTTGACAATACCCCGCAAGGAGGCCGGCTACCGGCCGGTCCACGACCGCATCCAGGATTTCGGGGAAGTGGAACAGACGCTCAACGAAGGCGACCGTCGCCTTCAGGCGTCCCGCTGCATGGACTGCGGCGTCCCGTTCTGCAACTGGGCCTGCCCGCTGGGCAACCGCCCGCCGGAGTGGAACGACGCCGTGTACAAGGGCGATTTCGAGCTGGCCTACCGCCTGCTCAACGCCACCAACGATTTCCCGGAGTTCACCGGACGCGTGTGCCCGGCGCTCTGCGAGAAGGCCTGCGTGCTCAACCTGACGATGCACGAGCCCACGACCAACCGCGAGAACGAGGCGGCGATCACCGAGATCGCCTATCGCGAGAACTATGTCCGTCCCGTCTCGCCGGAGCGCAACGGCCGCAAGGTGGCCGTGATCGGCGCGGGCCCTGCGGGCCTGGCCGCCGCCAACCGGCTCAACCGCAAGGGCTACACGGTGACCGTCTTCGAGAAGAACGAGAAAGCCGGCGGCCTGCTCCGTTTCGGCATCCCGAACTTCAAGCTCAACAAGGCCGTGATCGACCGCCGCATCGCCGTGATGGAGCAGGAGGGCATCAGCTTCCGCTATGGCGCGGAAGTGGCGCCGGACGCGCTGCCGAAGGGATTTGACGCCTACGTCATCGCCACCGGCACGCCGACCGCACGCGACCTCAGCGTGCCCGGCCGCGAGCTCAAGGGCGTGCATTTCGCGCTCGAGCTGCTCGCGCAGCAGAACCGCGTGCTCTACGGCACCGAGGTGGCCGCGAAGGACCGCGTGACCTGCAAGGGCAAGAACGTGCTGGTCATCGGCGGCGGCGACACCGGCTCCGACTGCATCGGCACGGCGCACCGCCAGGGCTGCAAGTCCGTGATGCAGATCGAGATCATGCCCAAGCCGCCCGTGGGGCCGGACGATCCGGCGAATCCCTGGCCGAACTGGCCGCGCACCCTCAAGACCTCGTCTTCGCACGAAGAGGGCTGCGAGCGCCGCTGGAACATCAACACCCTGCGCTTCTTGGGCGAGAACGGCCAGCTGACGGGGGTCGAGATCCAGCCGATCGACTGGAAGCCGAATCCGGAAGGCGGACGCCCGCTGATGGTCACGGCCGGCGAGCCGGAGGTGGTCAAGGCGGAAATCGTGCTGCTGGCGATGGGCTTCCTGAAGCCGCAGCTGCCCGAAGTGGGCGAGAACGTATTCTTTGCGGGTGACGTGCAGAGCGGGGCTTCCCTGGTGGTGCGCGCGATGGCCTCCGGCCACGCCGCCGCCGACGCCCTGGACGCATACTGCAAAAAACTGAAATAA
- a CDS encoding CTP synthase, with protein sequence MATKYIFITGGVVSSLGKGIISASLGKLLQARGFKVTIQKFDPYINIDPGTLNPYEHGECYVTTDGMETDLDLGHYERFTGIHTTRDNSITTGRIYKTVIDRERRGDYLGKTIQVVPHITDEIKRRMLRKDVKGEELDFVITEVGGTIGDIESAPFMEAIRQLRWQLGRDAVCVHLTYVPYLKAAGELKTKPTQHSVKELQGMGIQPDILVLRTERHLDDAVRMKVASFCNVDLECVVQSEDLPSIYDVPVNMQRQGLDAAILRKIGIPVGETPAMQSWHDFLDKQRRATRELHVALVGKYDLQDAYKSIRESLNLAGIYDEVKVKIDFVNSEGLTRENVAERLAGKAGLVICPGFGQRGIEGKIIAAEYARTHDVPCFGICLGMQMMVIEFARDVLGLADADSSEMNPDTPHNVIDIMEEQKNITQMGGTMRLGEYPCTLRPDSRAWEAYGQKDSIRERHRHRYEFNNRYRKDYEKAGMQCVGVNPDADLVEIVEIPGLRWYIGTQFHPEYSSTVLHPHPLFVSFVKACILQATDLTRQ encoded by the coding sequence ATGGCAACCAAGTATATCTTCATCACGGGCGGCGTGGTCTCATCCCTGGGCAAGGGAATCATCTCCGCCAGTCTCGGCAAGCTGCTGCAGGCGCGCGGCTTCAAGGTCACGATCCAGAAGTTCGATCCCTATATCAACATCGATCCGGGGACGCTCAACCCCTACGAACACGGGGAGTGCTACGTGACCACGGACGGCATGGAGACCGACCTCGACCTCGGACACTACGAGCGTTTTACGGGCATCCACACCACGCGTGACAACTCCATCACCACCGGCCGCATCTACAAGACCGTCATCGACCGCGAGCGGCGGGGCGACTACCTGGGCAAGACCATCCAGGTCGTGCCCCACATCACCGACGAGATCAAGCGCCGGATGCTCCGCAAGGACGTGAAAGGGGAGGAGCTGGACTTCGTGATCACGGAAGTGGGCGGCACCATCGGCGACATCGAGAGCGCGCCGTTCATGGAGGCCATCCGTCAGCTGCGCTGGCAGCTCGGCCGCGACGCGGTGTGCGTCCACCTGACCTACGTGCCGTACCTCAAGGCCGCCGGCGAGCTGAAGACCAAGCCCACGCAGCACTCCGTCAAGGAGCTGCAGGGGATGGGCATCCAGCCGGACATCCTGGTCCTGCGCACCGAGCGCCATCTGGACGACGCCGTGCGCATGAAGGTCGCCTCCTTCTGCAACGTGGACCTGGAATGCGTGGTGCAGAGCGAAGACCTGCCCAGCATCTACGACGTGCCCGTCAACATGCAGCGGCAGGGCCTCGACGCCGCCATCCTGCGCAAGATCGGCATTCCGGTGGGGGAGACGCCCGCGATGCAGTCCTGGCATGATTTCCTGGACAAGCAGCGCCGCGCCACGCGCGAGCTGCACGTGGCCCTGGTGGGCAAATACGACCTGCAGGACGCCTACAAGAGCATCCGCGAGAGCCTCAACCTGGCCGGCATCTACGACGAGGTAAAGGTGAAGATCGATTTTGTCAATAGCGAGGGCCTCACGCGCGAGAACGTCGCGGAGCGCCTCGCCGGCAAGGCCGGGCTCGTGATCTGCCCGGGCTTCGGCCAGCGCGGCATCGAGGGCAAGATCATCGCCGCGGAGTATGCCCGCACGCACGACGTGCCGTGCTTCGGCATCTGCCTGGGCATGCAGATGATGGTGATCGAGTTCGCCCGCGACGTGCTCGGCCTGGCCGACGCCGACAGCAGCGAGATGAATCCCGACACGCCGCACAACGTCATCGACATCATGGAGGAGCAGAAGAACATCACCCAGATGGGCGGCACAATGCGCCTGGGCGAGTATCCCTGCACGCTCCGTCCCGACAGCCGCGCGTGGGAAGCCTACGGGCAGAAGGACTCCATCCGGGAGCGCCACCGCCACCGCTACGAGTTCAACAACCGCTACCGCAAGGACTACGAGAAGGCCGGCATGCAGTGCGTGGGCGTGAATCCCGACGCCGACCTGGTGGAGATCGTCGAGATCCCGGGGCTCCGCTGGTACATCGGCACGCAGTTCCACCCCGAGTATTCCTCCACGGTGCTTCATCC